A single genomic interval of Capricornis sumatraensis isolate serow.1 chromosome 11, serow.2, whole genome shotgun sequence harbors:
- the E2F5 gene encoding transcription factor E2F5 yields the protein MDDSINNRFSYVTHEDICNCFNGDTLLAIQAPSGTQLEVPIPEMGQNGQKKYQINLKSHSGPIHVLLINKESSSSKPVVFPVPPPDDLTQPPSQPPTPVPPHKSSTAVQSLPEPTVSERSQTLQHTPATDLSSAGSISGDIIDELMSSDVFPLLRLSPTPADDYNFNLDDNEGVCDLFDVQILNY from the exons ATGGACGACTCCATTAATAATAG ATTTTCCTATGTAACTCATGAAGACATCTGTAATTGTTTTAATG GTGATACACTTTTGGCCATTCAAGCACCTTCTGGTACACAACTGGAGGTACCTATTCCAGAAATG GGTCAGAATGGACAAAAGAAATACCAGATCAATCTAAAGAGTCATTCAGGACCTATCCACGTGCTGCTTATAAATAAAGAGTCCAGCTCATCTAAGCCCGTGGTTTTCCCAGTGCCCCCACCAGACGACCTCACGCAGCCTCCctctcagccccccaccccagtgcctCCACACAAGTCCAGCACGGCCGTTCAGAGCCTGCCTGAGCCAACTGTCTCTGAACGAAGCCAGACTCTGCAGCACACGCCGGCCACAGACTTGTCTTCAG cAGGATCTATTAGTGGAGATATCATTGATGAGTTAATGTCTTCTGATG TGTTTCCACTCTTACGGCTTTCTCCGACCCCAGCAGATGACTACAACTTTAATTTAGATGACAATGAAGGCGTTTGTGATCTGTTTGATGTCCAGATACTAAATTATTAG
- the RBIS gene encoding ribosomal biogenesis factor — protein MAKNKLRGQKSRNVFHIASQKSFKVKNKAKPVTTNLKKINIMNDEKVNRVNKAFIDIQKELANFSKGLSLEPLQKQLTSQQCHENVPVNVDEATRLMAQL, from the exons ATGGCCAAGAACAAACTAAGAGGGCAGAAGTCCAGGAATGTATTCCACATAGCCAGTCAAAAAAGCTTTaaggttaaaaataaagcaaaaccagTTACCACTAATCTTAAGAAG ataaacattatgAATGATGAAAAAGTTAACAGAGTGAATAAAGCTTTTATAGATATACAGAAGGAACTGGCAAACTTCTCAAAAGGCCTTTCCCTTGAACCTCTGCAGAAACAACTG ACGTCTCAGCAGTGTCATGAAAACGTACCAGTTAACGTTGATGAAGCTACAAGGTTAATGGCTCAGTTGTAA